ATCAAAACCTCGGGGGTCCCCGCCAAAGCCTCAGTTTCGCTATTTTTAGCATCCTGAAGCAAAGCACTAAAATCTCCCTCAGGCTCCTCTTCCAGCTCCATATCCAAATCGAGGTCGAGATCCAGCTCAATATCGAGCTCCTCCCCCTCAGGTTCAGGCTCAGATGCGCCCGAGCGCGCCGCCAGTGCTTGTTCTAAATCATCGACCGAAATGGCCATGGTGGCATCAACATCGCCAATATCGATATCTTCATCTTCTTCGCTCGAGATATAACGCCCTAAGAGTCCAACCATTTGTTCTAAACTGTAGGGCTTGTGAACATATCCATCAGCATGCGTTTTTAGCTTCTGGTGCTGAGCAAAATCACCTGGCGTGGCCTGAGCACTAACTAGAATCAACGGAACCTCTTTAAGGTTCGGATCTTTTTTGAACTTATTACAAATGGCGTAGCCGCTCACCCGGTCAAGTTCCACAGCTAAAATGATCAACTCGGGCGGGTTTTCCCGCGCCATAGCGAGGCCTTCGCTGCCTCCTGCTATCCGCTGACAGGTATGTCCCACATGGGACAGGTGGGCGGCGAGCTCGTCATGGTCAGCCGGCAGAGAATCAATGATGAGGACATTCGACATAGTGGGATTATATGTAGTCTGGGCTTTCAAGAGCAAGCTTTGCTGGTTTCTGTAGAATGCCGCCGGCTACACTTCAGCCTTTCTCAAATTTAAAGCAGTTCCAAATGCCATGACCTCAACCCCTACGGGCGACGCTTGTTGGCCTGACATCGAGCCTAAATCCGCCGAGTCATATCGGATATTGATGACAGTGTCGGCTCCCATAACTTTTGCATCCTCTAACATACGCAAACAAGCCTCACGCCGAGCTCTGTCCATTAAACTTTCGTAACTTTTGATGTTGCCGCCCACCAAACCTTTGAGGCGCGCCAAAAATCTTTTCCAGACATCCTCAGAAATCACGACTGTTCCAAAAACCAAATCGGCCCGCGAAACGACATGGCCCTCCGGTATTTTTGACCAGTTTTGGACTAGAAATGTTTTGTGGGTCTCTTCACGGCGGGCAAGGTCTTCGAAATGCTTTTTCTCATTGCGCCGGCCCATTAGAGCGCCGCCGATAAAGATAATGAACGGCACGATGAAAATTAAAACGACCTGGAGTAAAGTGACTTCCACTATCTACTCAACTTTCAGGGCCGTACCGTAGGCAAACAATTCAGCAGCGCCTTGAGTGACCGCAGCGGTTGAAAAACGAACATTCACGATAGCATTTGCACCGAGGCCTTCAGCTTCAACTATCATACGCTCGACCGCATGCTGCCGCGCTTCCCGAAGCAGCTCGGTATAACCAACCAGCTCGCCGCCAACGATATTCTTTAAACCAGCCATTAAGTCTCTGCCAAGGTGCTTAGCGCGCACATTGCTGCCACTTACCAAACCCATACAGGCAATCACTTTACGGCCAGGAACTTCTTCAATATTCGTCAGGATCATGGTGCCACCTTCCGAAGAGACCGTTTCACAGAAAAACTTTACTCACAAGTCGTCTCTGACCTACTCCGAGAAGTTGGACTTACAAAATGTTGGGGGAGAAAACAGAAAAGATAGGGGGGCTCAAAGGAAAATTCGATTAACGAGCCCGCATACCAAAGAAGGCTTGCAACTCACGTTCGGGCAGTTCGCTGACCACCGAATAAACCAGGCCTCCTTCGCGCCACCGCGCAATATTCAGCCCTTTCATTTGTCGCATCATCACCTCGTGACGACCCATGCGATAGCCGGGCGCGACTTCTGAAGCCTTGCCGTCTTGGTCTTGATAAACAAAAATCGAAATATGACCGCGCGGTAAACGGTAACGTAGATACGCCGCTTCTTGATTGCCCACTTGAGTGATACGGCCGCCCACTAAAGCAGCAGACTGTGAGTCTCCTACTTCAGGCTGACGGACCGAAAACGGCAGGCGTGTATTTAAGTAGGTTTGAACACTTTGCCAATCTGCCCCAGAGACATCCATCGGCAAATTGCGCGCGTGTCGTGATGTAACAGTACTTAGCTCATCACCCGGATTATCAAACATCTGACCACCAGCCAGCACAATCAAAAGCGCGGCGGCGGCGGCAAGCGGAACCATTCTCCTAAACCCGGAAGGACGCTTTTCACTGGCATCTATCTCAGCCTGAATCCGTCGTCGTAAACTCTGAGGAGCCACCACACGTTGAGCCGCCCGGCGCAGTGCCAAGCGCAGCTCACCCTCTTGCTGGAGTTCTTTTTGACACGCGTCACATGCTGCCACGTGCACTTCCATGAGAAGACTTTGCTCAGCATCAAGTTCATCATCCAGAAAAAATGGAATCAAACGCCGTGACTCTTCGCAATCCATGGCCGAATCCAATGTCATGCCTCACGTCTCCTACGAAAACGATTCATATCGAGTACTTTCTCGGAATCTGAGTCGGTATCTGCTTCACCTTTGATAATGCCCCGCTCCTTCGCCAAGCCGCGTAACTTCGTTTCGAGTGTTCGGCGTCCTCGGTAGAGTCGGCTCATGACGGTACCTACTGGGCGATCGATGGCTTCAGCAATCTGCTTGTAACTTAGGCCTTCCAAATCGCAGAGTACGATGACGGTGCGGTAGTCTTCCGGTAAGTCATCGAGGGCGGCCAACACATCGTCGCTGAGCATATCTCGTAAATAGCTGTTCTCTGGATTTTGAGCAGCTTCTCGAGATTCTTCCGAATGGAGACGGCTTTCGACATCCCGGCGTGTGGTACCATTCAAAATCTCGCGCTCACGCTGACTGCGCCGATATTTATGAATGAAGGTATTCGTAAGAATGGTGTAAATCCATGCCTTAAAATTGGTACCCATCTCGAAGCTTTCTTTAAAGCGCAGTGCCCGGACGACAGTGTCGTGGACAAGGTCTTCAGCCGCTTGAGGCTGACGGGTATAACGCAAAGCTGCGCCGTAGAGGCCATCGAGGTGAACCTGGATCAGGTCCTCAAAAGTCTCTTGGCTTGTGGGTGGCTTTCTCAATCTTAACATGGTCGTCTCAATGCTGCTCTCTGTCCAGAGTACTGAAATAATTGGCTTTCTCATACTAAACGACCGGGCAACTGCGTTTATTCCGGAAATCTTTAAGATCTTACGTTTTTTGTGACTCCGAGCAAAAATGGAGGGAATCCACCACCCAAGAATTATATATCAAGTGATTACAGCAAGTTAGAATCTAATGGGAATGGCCTAAGCCTAGAGAGCGTCCGGCCCTGTCTCGCCCGTTCGGATCCGAATCACCTCATCCACCGGCATCACAAATATTTTACCGTCACCGATACGGCCCGTGAACGCGGCCTTCGTGATGGTTTCAACCACGGCCTCAGTGCCATCATCTGGAACAACGATCTCAATTTTTACCTTCGGTAGAAAATCAACAACGTACTCCGCGCCCCGATAGAGCTCGGTATGTCCTTTTTGACGCCCAACACCCTTCACTTCCGTGATGGTGATACCGTGAATACCTATTTCATGGAGAGCGCCCTTCACTTCATCGAGTTTGAACGGCTTGATAATCGCTTCGACTTTTTTCATTCGCTTTGGGCCCTTATGTGATTAAAGCGTGACTCAGATTTTAAAATACGTTGCACA
Above is a genomic segment from Deltaproteobacteria bacterium containing:
- a CDS encoding response regulator is translated as MSNVLIIDSLPADHDELAAHLSHVGHTCQRIAGGSEGLAMARENPPELIILAVELDRVSGYAICNKFKKDPNLKEVPLILVSAQATPGDFAQHQKLKTHADGYVHKPYSLEQMVGLLGRYISSEEDEDIDIGDVDATMAISVDDLEQALAARSGASEPEPEGEELDIELDLDLDLDMELEEEPEGDFSALLQDAKNSETEALAGTPEVL
- a CDS encoding heavy metal-binding domain-containing protein; its protein translation is MEVTLLQVVLIFIVPFIIFIGGALMGRRNEKKHFEDLARREETHKTFLVQNWSKIPEGHVVSRADLVFGTVVISEDVWKRFLARLKGLVGGNIKSYESLMDRARREACLRMLEDAKVMGADTVINIRYDSADLGSMSGQQASPVGVEVMAFGTALNLRKAEV
- a CDS encoding YbjQ family protein, with translation MILTNIEEVPGRKVIACMGLVSGSNVRAKHLGRDLMAGLKNIVGGELVGYTELLREARQHAVERMIVEAEGLGANAIVNVRFSTAAVTQGAAELFAYGTALKVE
- a CDS encoding sigma-70 family RNA polymerase sigma factor — encoded protein: MLRLRKPPTSQETFEDLIQVHLDGLYGAALRYTRQPQAAEDLVHDTVVRALRFKESFEMGTNFKAWIYTILTNTFIHKYRRSQREREILNGTTRRDVESRLHSEESREAAQNPENSYLRDMLSDDVLAALDDLPEDYRTVIVLCDLEGLSYKQIAEAIDRPVGTVMSRLYRGRRTLETKLRGLAKERGIIKGEADTDSDSEKVLDMNRFRRRREA
- a CDS encoding P-II family nitrogen regulator, which gives rise to MKKVEAIIKPFKLDEVKGALHEIGIHGITITEVKGVGRQKGHTELYRGAEYVVDFLPKVKIEIVVPDDGTEAVVETITKAAFTGRIGDGKIFVMPVDEVIRIRTGETGPDAL